The candidate division WOR-3 bacterium DNA segment GGTAGCGCCTGCCCAAAAATGCATAGGCAATGTGTCCACCATCAAGCTGCCCCACCGGCAAAAGGTTCAGGGCGGTGACAAACATCCCGAGCCAGCCGGCAAAAGCCAAGGGATGCAAAACCACATCAAAACCCGGTGGCACCTTGTGGAATATCCTTGAAATAAACTCAAAGATTAATGGTGTTCCCAGGCTCAGCAAATGCGAATCTGGTGGGATAGGTTTCACCTTTGACAGCGCCAGACCCAAAACCGAAACCGGAATCGCCACCAAAAAGCCAACAAGTGGTCCGGCAGCACCAACCCGCACCAGCGCGCTTCTGGTCGGAACAGGCGAGCGAATCTTGATAAATGCGCCCATCGTTCCAGTCAATGGATGGGGCACCGGCAGAAAATAGGGTGGGGTGGCATCAACACCATAGCGTCTGGCGGTAAGATAGTGTGCCAGTTCATGACTGCCAAGAATCAGGATGATCCCGAGTGAGAACGGAATTCCACTCAAAAGATTGAGCGGACTGGCAAGCGGATTTTTCCCGGCATGCAGGGTGCCAACAAAAAGTGTTGTTAAAACTGTTGCCATAAGTAAAATGATATTTACCCAGATGCGCACCGGTTTTGTCCTGGGTGCATAACCATAGGTAACAATATGACCATCACCCTCCTTCTCAAAGAAGGCAATCGCACCGGTTCGGGCAAATACCCGTTTCAACTCGTCGATATTTTCAATCACCGGTTCATAAATCCTTCCCCAGATTTTATTTCCCCTGATAGCCTCAATCGCCATATACCGGCTCACCTCGCTGAAATCAACCGGCTGCTCAACTATATTTTCTTCCATCTATTATAAGACCACGAAAAACCCTTAACAGATTCTTGGCAACTGTTCCCCCTCAAGCATCAATAGCCGGCGCAATGAACCCAATCTGGTCCTGAGCCAAACCCCTGCCGGCTCTTTCACCACCTCACCAATCACCCTTGCCTTTCTTCCCTCTGGATAACGGCGCATCGCCTTTAATATCTTTTCCACTGTTTCCCTTGCGCAAACAACAACCACCTTGCCTTCATTTGCCATATAAAGCGGGTCAAGTCCAAGCAGGTCCGCCACACCCCTAACCCCCTCTGGTACCGGCAAACTCTCCTCCTCAATCACAAAACCCAACCCGCTCCTATCCGCAAACTCGTTTAAGGTTGTTGCCAGACCCCCTCTGGTCGGGTCACGCATCAATTTTATTCCCCCGCAATCAAGCACCGCTG contains these protein-coding regions:
- a CDS encoding site-2 protease family protein; translated protein: MEENIVEQPVDFSEVSRYMAIEAIRGNKIWGRIYEPVIENIDELKRVFARTGAIAFFEKEGDGHIVTYGYAPRTKPVRIWVNIILLMATVLTTLFVGTLHAGKNPLASPLNLLSGIPFSLGIILILGSHELAHYLTARRYGVDATPPYFLPVPHPLTGTMGAFIKIRSPVPTRSALVRVGAAGPLVGFLVAIPVSVLGLALSKVKPIPPDSHLLSLGTPLIFEFISRIFHKVPPGFDVVLHPLAFAGWLGMFVTALNLLPVGQLDGGHIAYAFLGRRYRFFTIFIIAGLLLMGFFWLGWPFWAFLATAFGLKHPPPLDNITPLTKTDILLAVLALLVMVLSFTPAPFPGARL